The Manihot esculenta cultivar AM560-2 chromosome 1, M.esculenta_v8, whole genome shotgun sequence genome has a window encoding:
- the LOC110620314 gene encoding serine/arginine repetitive matrix protein 1 isoform X2 gives MSGGFFRGTSADQDTRFSNKQAKLLKSQKFAPELEHLVDMRKVKMDVIRPWIANRVTELLGFEDEVLINFIYGLLDAKEVNGKEVQISLTGFMEKNTGKFMKELWTLLLSAQKTDSGVPQQFLDAKEEETRKKQAEVDRITNEIQKKKEKEGRELEWERSKKMDGGPETKAIVAAVEQVSKHMAKGSSADAEDVKETDNRNGVRGRNGSSRSPHSVDRSSSSPRGSPSRNSRHKTRSLSRSPETQRRSVSSDRVYHSPGKRSITPRRRFSSRGSLSPSRRRYSRPRSRSSSRHMSPSPVRRRLHSPFRRRSPSPIRRRSPSLSRRRSPSPIRRRRSPSPIRRRRSPSPIQRRRSPSPIRRRRSPSPLRRRRSPLPLRRRSPSPVWRRSPSPMQRRSPSLIRRRSPPSRRKSPSPFRRRYQRSPSTPHRRSPSPRRRSPLPSRRRSPLPSRQRSPSPYGSSSPSPVRYKSPSPVRKSSKEHRRSLVQSPGERVGVREKPSPVLRRSFNSLRSPQTDPKDGKDSRVKLASLSPSPERSPVRLESPPLSRTRNSSEDRRLTSPYESPVRQRKGTRNRSTSPYESPVRRRKGIRNRSSSPYESPVRQRKGIKNRSSSPSASPARQRRGHITHDDSLSPPRMPRQQKTHQESPRCRNEDENTDHARDFKSRSSQKQSTHSSIISKQKESPVKVHSKEHSPQRVAGHRVTESRSRLDIVESRKKEQEINSEKGSQKGAYAEIPEQQKSPTSFEEPLLGERQLPYAGEGRKSDERNHSHSNKVKDSEKNRAHSNKVKDSDRHHKSETMPMLVEKADHSNGGGGAFDSGSEESNKRTTDDKEKRRHKRSHREEVASDDDYSYDSEYEERKEAKRRRKEEKKLRKEEKRRRREERRRRREERRAEKLKLKDLKDNNSSDDEFGGRMDPSDSEDAHSEQKKLEIELRKKALESLKAKKGISH, from the exons ATGTCGGGCGGTTTTTTTCGG GGTACTTCTGCAGATCAAGATACTCGATTCTCGAACAAGCAAGCTAAATTGTTGAAATCGCAGAAGTTTGCTCCCGAATTGGAACATCTG GTGGACATGAGGAAAGTGAAGATGGATGTTATCAGACCATGGATTGCTAATAGGGTGACAGAGCTTCTTGGATTTGAAGATGAAGTTCTTATTAACTTTATTTATGGTCTCCTTGATGCAAAG GAAGTTAATGGAAAGGAGGTTCAAATATCACTTACGGGATTTATGGAGAAAAACACTGGAAAGTTTATGAAGGAGCTTTGGACCCTTCTTCTCAGTGCACAAAAGACTGATAGTGGTGTTCCCCAGCAATTCTTGGATGCCAAAGAAGAGGAAACACGGAAGAAGCAG GCAGAGGTGGATAGGATAACAAATGAAAttcagaagaagaaagagaaggaggGTAGAGAACTTGAGTGGGAGAGATCAAAGAAGATG GACGGTGGGCCTGAAACAAAGGCCATTGTTGCTGCTGTGGAGCAAGTCTCAAAGCATATGGCAAAGGGGTCAAGTGCTGATGCAGAGGATGTGAAAGAAACTGATAATAGGAATGGTGTCAGAGGAAGGAATGG GTCTTCTCGGTCTCCCCATTCAGTTGATCGTTCATCTTCATCCCCTCG GGGTTCACCTTCTCGAAACAGCAG ACACAAGACTAGGAGTTTATCAAGATCACCAGAAACACAAAGACGATCTGTTTCTTCAGACAGGGTGTATCACTCACCAGGAAAAAGATCTATTACACCTCGTCGAAGGTTTTCATCTCGAGGCTCTCTTTCTCCTTCAAGGAGAAGGTATTCTAGGCCAAGATCAAGATCATCTTCACGCCACATGTCACCTTCTCCAGTACGACGTAGATTGCACTCTCCATTTAGACGCAGATCTCCTTCACCAATCCGGCGTAGGTCTCCCTCACTTAGTCGACGTAGATCTCCCTCACCTATTCGGCGCCGTAGATCTCCCTCACCCATTCGACGCCGTAGATCACCCTCACCCATCCAACGTCGTAGATCACCCTCACCTATCCGCCGACGTAGATCTCCTTCACCCCTTCGACGTAGAAGATCACCTCTGCCCCTTCGACGACGATCACCTTCACCTGTGTGGCGTAGATCACCCTCACCAATGCAGCGTAGGTCACCCTCACTTATTCGCCGGAGATCTCCTCCTTCAAGACGCAAATCACCCTCCCCCTTCCGCCGTAGGTATCAGAGATCTCCATCAACTCCCCATCGCCGGTCTCCATCACCAAGACGTAGATCACCTCTTCCTTCTCGTAGAAGATCACCACTTCCTTCAAGGCAGAGGTCTCCTTCACCTTATGGATCAAGTTCTCCTTCTCCTGTCCGGTATAAGTCTCCTTCACCTGTAAGGAAATCTTCAAAGGAACATAGGAGGTCACTTGTGCAATCTCCTGGGGAAAGAGTTGG TGTACGGGAAAAACCATCCCCTGTGTTGCGTCGATCCTTTAATTCTCTAAGGTCTCCACAAACAGATCCAAAGGATGGGAAGGATTCTCGTGTTAAATTGGCATCTTTGTCCCCTTCACCAGAGAGGTCTCCTGTTCGATTGGAATCTCCACCACTCTCAAGGACTAGGAATTCTAGTGAGGATAGAAG GTTAACGAGTCCTTATGAGAGCCCCGTGAGGCAAAGAAAAGGGACAAGAAATAG GTCGACTAGTCCATATGAGAGCCCTGTCAGGCGAAGAAAAGGGATAAGAAATAG GTCCAGTAGTCCATATGAGAGTCCTGTGAGGCAAAGAAAAGGGATAAAAAATAG GTCTTCTAGTCCATCTGCAAGTCCTGCAAGGCAAAGAAGGGGGCATATTACACATGATGACAGCTTAAGCCCTCCACGGATGCCAAGACAGCAAAAAACTCATCAAGAAAGTCCTCGGTGTAGAAATGAGGATGAAAATACTGATCATGCTCG GGATTTTAAATCCAGGTCTTCACAGAAACAGTCTACGCATTCATCCATCATCAGTAAGCAGAAAGAGTCCCCAGTCAAGGTCCATTCGAAGGAGCATTCTCCTCAAAGAGTGGCAGGTCATCGGGTTACTGAATCTAGGAGCCGTCTTGATATTGTGGAATCAAGAAAGAAAGAGCAGGAAATaaatag TGAGAAGGGTTCCCAGAAGGGGGCTTATGCTGAAATTCCTGAGCAGCAGAAATCTCCAACCTCATTTGAGGAGCCTTTGCTGGGAGAGAGACAATTGCCTTATGCAGGAGAGGGTAGAAAATCTGATGAGAGAAACCATTCACATTCAAATAAGGTCAAGGACAGTGAGAAAAACCGTGCACATTCAAACAAGGTTAAGGACAGTGATAGGCACCATAAATCTGAAACTATGCCAATGTTGGTGGAAAAGGCTGATCATAGTAATGGAGGTGGTGGTGCATTTGATTCTGGTTCAGAGGAAAGTAACAAGCGCACAACTGATGATAAGGAGAAGCGAAGGCATAAAAGATCACATAGGGAGGAAGTGGCTTCAGATGATGATTACAGCTATGATTCTGAATATGAAGAAAGGAAGGAGGCTAAGAGGAGGAGGAAGGAAGAAAAGAAACTGCGGAAGGAGGAAAAACGTCGGCGTCGTGAGGAGCGACGTCGTAGAAGGGAAGAACGGCGTGCAGAGAAGCTCAAGTTGAAGgatttaaaagataataattcTTCTGATGATGAATTTGGAGGGAGGATGGATCCAAGTGATAGTGAAGATGCACATTCTGAGCAGAAGAAACTTGAGATTGAGTTGAGGAAGAAGGCTCTTGAATCACTTAAAGCAAAGAAGGGCATTAGTCACTAA
- the LOC110620314 gene encoding serine/arginine repetitive matrix protein 2 isoform X5: MAKGSSADAEDVKETDNRNGVRGRNGSSRSPHSVDRSSSSPRGSPSRNSSDRHKTRSLSRSPETQRRSVSSDRVYHSPGKRSITPRRRFSSRGSLSPSRRRYSRPRSRSSSRHMSPSPVRRRLHSPFRRRSPSPIRRRSPSLSRRRSPSPIRRRRSPSPIRRRRSPSPIQRRRSPSPIRRRRSPSPLRRRRSPLPLRRRSPSPVWRRSPSPMQRRSPSLIRRRSPPSRRKSPSPFRRRYQRSPSTPHRRSPSPRRRSPLPSRRRSPLPSRQRSPSPYGSSSPSPVRYKSPSPVRKSSKEHRRSLVQSPGERVGVREKPSPVLRRSFNSLRSPQTDPKDGKDSRVKLASLSPSPERSPVRLESPPLSRTRNSSEDRRLTSPYESPVRQRKGTRNRSTSPYESPVRRRKGIRNRSSSPYESPVRQRKGIKNRSSSPSASPARQRRGHITHDDSLSPPRMPRQQKTHQESPRCRNEDENTDHARDFKSRSSQKQSTHSSIISKQKESPVKVHSKEHSPQRVAGHRVTESRSRLDIVESRKKEQEINSEKGSQKGAYAEIPEQQKSPTSFEEPLLGERQLPYAGEGRKSDERNHSHSNKVKDSEKNRAHSNKVKDSDRHHKSETMPMLVEKADHSNGGGGAFDSGSEESNKRTTDDKEKRRHKRSHREEVASDDDYSYDSEYEERKEAKRRRKEEKKLRKEEKRRRREERRRRREERRAEKLKLKDLKDNNSSDDEFGGRMDPSDSEDAHSEQKKLEIELRKKALESLKAKKGISH; this comes from the exons ATGGCAAAGGGGTCAAGTGCTGATGCAGAGGATGTGAAAGAAACTGATAATAGGAATGGTGTCAGAGGAAGGAATGG GTCTTCTCGGTCTCCCCATTCAGTTGATCGTTCATCTTCATCCCCTCG GGGTTCACCTTCTCGAAACAGCAG CGACAGACACAAGACTAGGAGTTTATCAAGATCACCAGAAACACAAAGACGATCTGTTTCTTCAGACAGGGTGTATCACTCACCAGGAAAAAGATCTATTACACCTCGTCGAAGGTTTTCATCTCGAGGCTCTCTTTCTCCTTCAAGGAGAAGGTATTCTAGGCCAAGATCAAGATCATCTTCACGCCACATGTCACCTTCTCCAGTACGACGTAGATTGCACTCTCCATTTAGACGCAGATCTCCTTCACCAATCCGGCGTAGGTCTCCCTCACTTAGTCGACGTAGATCTCCCTCACCTATTCGGCGCCGTAGATCTCCCTCACCCATTCGACGCCGTAGATCACCCTCACCCATCCAACGTCGTAGATCACCCTCACCTATCCGCCGACGTAGATCTCCTTCACCCCTTCGACGTAGAAGATCACCTCTGCCCCTTCGACGACGATCACCTTCACCTGTGTGGCGTAGATCACCCTCACCAATGCAGCGTAGGTCACCCTCACTTATTCGCCGGAGATCTCCTCCTTCAAGACGCAAATCACCCTCCCCCTTCCGCCGTAGGTATCAGAGATCTCCATCAACTCCCCATCGCCGGTCTCCATCACCAAGACGTAGATCACCTCTTCCTTCTCGTAGAAGATCACCACTTCCTTCAAGGCAGAGGTCTCCTTCACCTTATGGATCAAGTTCTCCTTCTCCTGTCCGGTATAAGTCTCCTTCACCTGTAAGGAAATCTTCAAAGGAACATAGGAGGTCACTTGTGCAATCTCCTGGGGAAAGAGTTGG TGTACGGGAAAAACCATCCCCTGTGTTGCGTCGATCCTTTAATTCTCTAAGGTCTCCACAAACAGATCCAAAGGATGGGAAGGATTCTCGTGTTAAATTGGCATCTTTGTCCCCTTCACCAGAGAGGTCTCCTGTTCGATTGGAATCTCCACCACTCTCAAGGACTAGGAATTCTAGTGAGGATAGAAG GTTAACGAGTCCTTATGAGAGCCCCGTGAGGCAAAGAAAAGGGACAAGAAATAG GTCGACTAGTCCATATGAGAGCCCTGTCAGGCGAAGAAAAGGGATAAGAAATAG GTCCAGTAGTCCATATGAGAGTCCTGTGAGGCAAAGAAAAGGGATAAAAAATAG GTCTTCTAGTCCATCTGCAAGTCCTGCAAGGCAAAGAAGGGGGCATATTACACATGATGACAGCTTAAGCCCTCCACGGATGCCAAGACAGCAAAAAACTCATCAAGAAAGTCCTCGGTGTAGAAATGAGGATGAAAATACTGATCATGCTCG GGATTTTAAATCCAGGTCTTCACAGAAACAGTCTACGCATTCATCCATCATCAGTAAGCAGAAAGAGTCCCCAGTCAAGGTCCATTCGAAGGAGCATTCTCCTCAAAGAGTGGCAGGTCATCGGGTTACTGAATCTAGGAGCCGTCTTGATATTGTGGAATCAAGAAAGAAAGAGCAGGAAATaaatag TGAGAAGGGTTCCCAGAAGGGGGCTTATGCTGAAATTCCTGAGCAGCAGAAATCTCCAACCTCATTTGAGGAGCCTTTGCTGGGAGAGAGACAATTGCCTTATGCAGGAGAGGGTAGAAAATCTGATGAGAGAAACCATTCACATTCAAATAAGGTCAAGGACAGTGAGAAAAACCGTGCACATTCAAACAAGGTTAAGGACAGTGATAGGCACCATAAATCTGAAACTATGCCAATGTTGGTGGAAAAGGCTGATCATAGTAATGGAGGTGGTGGTGCATTTGATTCTGGTTCAGAGGAAAGTAACAAGCGCACAACTGATGATAAGGAGAAGCGAAGGCATAAAAGATCACATAGGGAGGAAGTGGCTTCAGATGATGATTACAGCTATGATTCTGAATATGAAGAAAGGAAGGAGGCTAAGAGGAGGAGGAAGGAAGAAAAGAAACTGCGGAAGGAGGAAAAACGTCGGCGTCGTGAGGAGCGACGTCGTAGAAGGGAAGAACGGCGTGCAGAGAAGCTCAAGTTGAAGgatttaaaagataataattcTTCTGATGATGAATTTGGAGGGAGGATGGATCCAAGTGATAGTGAAGATGCACATTCTGAGCAGAAGAAACTTGAGATTGAGTTGAGGAAGAAGGCTCTTGAATCACTTAAAGCAAAGAAGGGCATTAGTCACTAA
- the LOC110620314 gene encoding serine/arginine repetitive matrix protein 1 isoform X3 — protein MSGGFFRGTSADQDTRFSNKQAKLLKSQKFAPELEHLVDMRKVKMDVIRPWIANRVTELLGFEDEVLINFIYGLLDAKEVNGKEVQISLTGFMEKNTGKFMKELWTLLLSAQKTDSGVPQQFLDAKEEETRKKQAEVDRITNEIQKKKEKEGRELEWERSKKMDGGPETKAIVAAVEQVSKHMAKGSSADAEDVKETDNRNGVRGRNGSSRSPHSVDRSSSSPRGSPSRNSSDRHKTRSLSRSPETQRRSVSSDRVYHSPGKRSITPRRRFSSRGSLSPSRRRYSRPRSRSSSRHMSPSPVRRRLHSPFRRRSPSPIRRRSPSLSRRRSPSPIRRRRSPSPIRRRRSPSPIQRRRSPSPIRRRRSPSPLRRRRSPLPLRRRSPSPVWRRSPSPMQRRSPSLIRRRSPPSRRKSPSPFRRRYQRSPSTPHRRSPSPRRRSPLPSRRRSPLPSRQRSPSPYGSSSPSPVRYKSPSPVRKSSKEHRRSLVQSPGERVGVREKPSPVLRRSFNSLRSPQTDPKDGKDSRVKLASLSPSPERSPVRLESPPLSRTRNSSEDRRLTSPYESPVRQRKGTRNRSSSPYESPVRQRKGIKNRSSSPSASPARQRRGHITHDDSLSPPRMPRQQKTHQESPRCRNEDENTDHARDFKSRSSQKQSTHSSIISKQKESPVKVHSKEHSPQRVAGHRVTESRSRLDIVESRKKEQEINSEKGSQKGAYAEIPEQQKSPTSFEEPLLGERQLPYAGEGRKSDERNHSHSNKVKDSEKNRAHSNKVKDSDRHHKSETMPMLVEKADHSNGGGGAFDSGSEESNKRTTDDKEKRRHKRSHREEVASDDDYSYDSEYEERKEAKRRRKEEKKLRKEEKRRRREERRRRREERRAEKLKLKDLKDNNSSDDEFGGRMDPSDSEDAHSEQKKLEIELRKKALESLKAKKGISH, from the exons ATGTCGGGCGGTTTTTTTCGG GGTACTTCTGCAGATCAAGATACTCGATTCTCGAACAAGCAAGCTAAATTGTTGAAATCGCAGAAGTTTGCTCCCGAATTGGAACATCTG GTGGACATGAGGAAAGTGAAGATGGATGTTATCAGACCATGGATTGCTAATAGGGTGACAGAGCTTCTTGGATTTGAAGATGAAGTTCTTATTAACTTTATTTATGGTCTCCTTGATGCAAAG GAAGTTAATGGAAAGGAGGTTCAAATATCACTTACGGGATTTATGGAGAAAAACACTGGAAAGTTTATGAAGGAGCTTTGGACCCTTCTTCTCAGTGCACAAAAGACTGATAGTGGTGTTCCCCAGCAATTCTTGGATGCCAAAGAAGAGGAAACACGGAAGAAGCAG GCAGAGGTGGATAGGATAACAAATGAAAttcagaagaagaaagagaaggaggGTAGAGAACTTGAGTGGGAGAGATCAAAGAAGATG GACGGTGGGCCTGAAACAAAGGCCATTGTTGCTGCTGTGGAGCAAGTCTCAAAGCATATGGCAAAGGGGTCAAGTGCTGATGCAGAGGATGTGAAAGAAACTGATAATAGGAATGGTGTCAGAGGAAGGAATGG GTCTTCTCGGTCTCCCCATTCAGTTGATCGTTCATCTTCATCCCCTCG GGGTTCACCTTCTCGAAACAGCAG CGACAGACACAAGACTAGGAGTTTATCAAGATCACCAGAAACACAAAGACGATCTGTTTCTTCAGACAGGGTGTATCACTCACCAGGAAAAAGATCTATTACACCTCGTCGAAGGTTTTCATCTCGAGGCTCTCTTTCTCCTTCAAGGAGAAGGTATTCTAGGCCAAGATCAAGATCATCTTCACGCCACATGTCACCTTCTCCAGTACGACGTAGATTGCACTCTCCATTTAGACGCAGATCTCCTTCACCAATCCGGCGTAGGTCTCCCTCACTTAGTCGACGTAGATCTCCCTCACCTATTCGGCGCCGTAGATCTCCCTCACCCATTCGACGCCGTAGATCACCCTCACCCATCCAACGTCGTAGATCACCCTCACCTATCCGCCGACGTAGATCTCCTTCACCCCTTCGACGTAGAAGATCACCTCTGCCCCTTCGACGACGATCACCTTCACCTGTGTGGCGTAGATCACCCTCACCAATGCAGCGTAGGTCACCCTCACTTATTCGCCGGAGATCTCCTCCTTCAAGACGCAAATCACCCTCCCCCTTCCGCCGTAGGTATCAGAGATCTCCATCAACTCCCCATCGCCGGTCTCCATCACCAAGACGTAGATCACCTCTTCCTTCTCGTAGAAGATCACCACTTCCTTCAAGGCAGAGGTCTCCTTCACCTTATGGATCAAGTTCTCCTTCTCCTGTCCGGTATAAGTCTCCTTCACCTGTAAGGAAATCTTCAAAGGAACATAGGAGGTCACTTGTGCAATCTCCTGGGGAAAGAGTTGG TGTACGGGAAAAACCATCCCCTGTGTTGCGTCGATCCTTTAATTCTCTAAGGTCTCCACAAACAGATCCAAAGGATGGGAAGGATTCTCGTGTTAAATTGGCATCTTTGTCCCCTTCACCAGAGAGGTCTCCTGTTCGATTGGAATCTCCACCACTCTCAAGGACTAGGAATTCTAGTGAGGATAGAAG GTTAACGAGTCCTTATGAGAGCCCCGTGAGGCAAAGAAAAGGGACAAGAAATAG GTCCAGTAGTCCATATGAGAGTCCTGTGAGGCAAAGAAAAGGGATAAAAAATAG GTCTTCTAGTCCATCTGCAAGTCCTGCAAGGCAAAGAAGGGGGCATATTACACATGATGACAGCTTAAGCCCTCCACGGATGCCAAGACAGCAAAAAACTCATCAAGAAAGTCCTCGGTGTAGAAATGAGGATGAAAATACTGATCATGCTCG GGATTTTAAATCCAGGTCTTCACAGAAACAGTCTACGCATTCATCCATCATCAGTAAGCAGAAAGAGTCCCCAGTCAAGGTCCATTCGAAGGAGCATTCTCCTCAAAGAGTGGCAGGTCATCGGGTTACTGAATCTAGGAGCCGTCTTGATATTGTGGAATCAAGAAAGAAAGAGCAGGAAATaaatag TGAGAAGGGTTCCCAGAAGGGGGCTTATGCTGAAATTCCTGAGCAGCAGAAATCTCCAACCTCATTTGAGGAGCCTTTGCTGGGAGAGAGACAATTGCCTTATGCAGGAGAGGGTAGAAAATCTGATGAGAGAAACCATTCACATTCAAATAAGGTCAAGGACAGTGAGAAAAACCGTGCACATTCAAACAAGGTTAAGGACAGTGATAGGCACCATAAATCTGAAACTATGCCAATGTTGGTGGAAAAGGCTGATCATAGTAATGGAGGTGGTGGTGCATTTGATTCTGGTTCAGAGGAAAGTAACAAGCGCACAACTGATGATAAGGAGAAGCGAAGGCATAAAAGATCACATAGGGAGGAAGTGGCTTCAGATGATGATTACAGCTATGATTCTGAATATGAAGAAAGGAAGGAGGCTAAGAGGAGGAGGAAGGAAGAAAAGAAACTGCGGAAGGAGGAAAAACGTCGGCGTCGTGAGGAGCGACGTCGTAGAAGGGAAGAACGGCGTGCAGAGAAGCTCAAGTTGAAGgatttaaaagataataattcTTCTGATGATGAATTTGGAGGGAGGATGGATCCAAGTGATAGTGAAGATGCACATTCTGAGCAGAAGAAACTTGAGATTGAGTTGAGGAAGAAGGCTCTTGAATCACTTAAAGCAAAGAAGGGCATTAGTCACTAA
- the LOC110620314 gene encoding serine/arginine repetitive matrix protein 1 isoform X1: MSGGFFRGTSADQDTRFSNKQAKLLKSQKFAPELEHLVDMRKVKMDVIRPWIANRVTELLGFEDEVLINFIYGLLDAKEVNGKEVQISLTGFMEKNTGKFMKELWTLLLSAQKTDSGVPQQFLDAKEEETRKKQAEVDRITNEIQKKKEKEGRELEWERSKKMDGGPETKAIVAAVEQVSKHMAKGSSADAEDVKETDNRNGVRGRNGSSRSPHSVDRSSSSPRGSPSRNSSDRHKTRSLSRSPETQRRSVSSDRVYHSPGKRSITPRRRFSSRGSLSPSRRRYSRPRSRSSSRHMSPSPVRRRLHSPFRRRSPSPIRRRSPSLSRRRSPSPIRRRRSPSPIRRRRSPSPIQRRRSPSPIRRRRSPSPLRRRRSPLPLRRRSPSPVWRRSPSPMQRRSPSLIRRRSPPSRRKSPSPFRRRYQRSPSTPHRRSPSPRRRSPLPSRRRSPLPSRQRSPSPYGSSSPSPVRYKSPSPVRKSSKEHRRSLVQSPGERVGVREKPSPVLRRSFNSLRSPQTDPKDGKDSRVKLASLSPSPERSPVRLESPPLSRTRNSSEDRRLTSPYESPVRQRKGTRNRSTSPYESPVRRRKGIRNRSSSPYESPVRQRKGIKNRSSSPSASPARQRRGHITHDDSLSPPRMPRQQKTHQESPRCRNEDENTDHARDFKSRSSQKQSTHSSIISKQKESPVKVHSKEHSPQRVAGHRVTESRSRLDIVESRKKEQEINSEKGSQKGAYAEIPEQQKSPTSFEEPLLGERQLPYAGEGRKSDERNHSHSNKVKDSEKNRAHSNKVKDSDRHHKSETMPMLVEKADHSNGGGGAFDSGSEESNKRTTDDKEKRRHKRSHREEVASDDDYSYDSEYEERKEAKRRRKEEKKLRKEEKRRRREERRRRREERRAEKLKLKDLKDNNSSDDEFGGRMDPSDSEDAHSEQKKLEIELRKKALESLKAKKGISH, from the exons ATGTCGGGCGGTTTTTTTCGG GGTACTTCTGCAGATCAAGATACTCGATTCTCGAACAAGCAAGCTAAATTGTTGAAATCGCAGAAGTTTGCTCCCGAATTGGAACATCTG GTGGACATGAGGAAAGTGAAGATGGATGTTATCAGACCATGGATTGCTAATAGGGTGACAGAGCTTCTTGGATTTGAAGATGAAGTTCTTATTAACTTTATTTATGGTCTCCTTGATGCAAAG GAAGTTAATGGAAAGGAGGTTCAAATATCACTTACGGGATTTATGGAGAAAAACACTGGAAAGTTTATGAAGGAGCTTTGGACCCTTCTTCTCAGTGCACAAAAGACTGATAGTGGTGTTCCCCAGCAATTCTTGGATGCCAAAGAAGAGGAAACACGGAAGAAGCAG GCAGAGGTGGATAGGATAACAAATGAAAttcagaagaagaaagagaaggaggGTAGAGAACTTGAGTGGGAGAGATCAAAGAAGATG GACGGTGGGCCTGAAACAAAGGCCATTGTTGCTGCTGTGGAGCAAGTCTCAAAGCATATGGCAAAGGGGTCAAGTGCTGATGCAGAGGATGTGAAAGAAACTGATAATAGGAATGGTGTCAGAGGAAGGAATGG GTCTTCTCGGTCTCCCCATTCAGTTGATCGTTCATCTTCATCCCCTCG GGGTTCACCTTCTCGAAACAGCAG CGACAGACACAAGACTAGGAGTTTATCAAGATCACCAGAAACACAAAGACGATCTGTTTCTTCAGACAGGGTGTATCACTCACCAGGAAAAAGATCTATTACACCTCGTCGAAGGTTTTCATCTCGAGGCTCTCTTTCTCCTTCAAGGAGAAGGTATTCTAGGCCAAGATCAAGATCATCTTCACGCCACATGTCACCTTCTCCAGTACGACGTAGATTGCACTCTCCATTTAGACGCAGATCTCCTTCACCAATCCGGCGTAGGTCTCCCTCACTTAGTCGACGTAGATCTCCCTCACCTATTCGGCGCCGTAGATCTCCCTCACCCATTCGACGCCGTAGATCACCCTCACCCATCCAACGTCGTAGATCACCCTCACCTATCCGCCGACGTAGATCTCCTTCACCCCTTCGACGTAGAAGATCACCTCTGCCCCTTCGACGACGATCACCTTCACCTGTGTGGCGTAGATCACCCTCACCAATGCAGCGTAGGTCACCCTCACTTATTCGCCGGAGATCTCCTCCTTCAAGACGCAAATCACCCTCCCCCTTCCGCCGTAGGTATCAGAGATCTCCATCAACTCCCCATCGCCGGTCTCCATCACCAAGACGTAGATCACCTCTTCCTTCTCGTAGAAGATCACCACTTCCTTCAAGGCAGAGGTCTCCTTCACCTTATGGATCAAGTTCTCCTTCTCCTGTCCGGTATAAGTCTCCTTCACCTGTAAGGAAATCTTCAAAGGAACATAGGAGGTCACTTGTGCAATCTCCTGGGGAAAGAGTTGG TGTACGGGAAAAACCATCCCCTGTGTTGCGTCGATCCTTTAATTCTCTAAGGTCTCCACAAACAGATCCAAAGGATGGGAAGGATTCTCGTGTTAAATTGGCATCTTTGTCCCCTTCACCAGAGAGGTCTCCTGTTCGATTGGAATCTCCACCACTCTCAAGGACTAGGAATTCTAGTGAGGATAGAAG GTTAACGAGTCCTTATGAGAGCCCCGTGAGGCAAAGAAAAGGGACAAGAAATAG GTCGACTAGTCCATATGAGAGCCCTGTCAGGCGAAGAAAAGGGATAAGAAATAG GTCCAGTAGTCCATATGAGAGTCCTGTGAGGCAAAGAAAAGGGATAAAAAATAG GTCTTCTAGTCCATCTGCAAGTCCTGCAAGGCAAAGAAGGGGGCATATTACACATGATGACAGCTTAAGCCCTCCACGGATGCCAAGACAGCAAAAAACTCATCAAGAAAGTCCTCGGTGTAGAAATGAGGATGAAAATACTGATCATGCTCG GGATTTTAAATCCAGGTCTTCACAGAAACAGTCTACGCATTCATCCATCATCAGTAAGCAGAAAGAGTCCCCAGTCAAGGTCCATTCGAAGGAGCATTCTCCTCAAAGAGTGGCAGGTCATCGGGTTACTGAATCTAGGAGCCGTCTTGATATTGTGGAATCAAGAAAGAAAGAGCAGGAAATaaatag TGAGAAGGGTTCCCAGAAGGGGGCTTATGCTGAAATTCCTGAGCAGCAGAAATCTCCAACCTCATTTGAGGAGCCTTTGCTGGGAGAGAGACAATTGCCTTATGCAGGAGAGGGTAGAAAATCTGATGAGAGAAACCATTCACATTCAAATAAGGTCAAGGACAGTGAGAAAAACCGTGCACATTCAAACAAGGTTAAGGACAGTGATAGGCACCATAAATCTGAAACTATGCCAATGTTGGTGGAAAAGGCTGATCATAGTAATGGAGGTGGTGGTGCATTTGATTCTGGTTCAGAGGAAAGTAACAAGCGCACAACTGATGATAAGGAGAAGCGAAGGCATAAAAGATCACATAGGGAGGAAGTGGCTTCAGATGATGATTACAGCTATGATTCTGAATATGAAGAAAGGAAGGAGGCTAAGAGGAGGAGGAAGGAAGAAAAGAAACTGCGGAAGGAGGAAAAACGTCGGCGTCGTGAGGAGCGACGTCGTAGAAGGGAAGAACGGCGTGCAGAGAAGCTCAAGTTGAAGgatttaaaagataataattcTTCTGATGATGAATTTGGAGGGAGGATGGATCCAAGTGATAGTGAAGATGCACATTCTGAGCAGAAGAAACTTGAGATTGAGTTGAGGAAGAAGGCTCTTGAATCACTTAAAGCAAAGAAGGGCATTAGTCACTAA